Below is a window of Myxococcota bacterium DNA.
TCCATGACCAGGGGCGCGAGCATGTAGGCGGCCGAGATCCGGCCGGCCATGAGTGACTCCTTGATCTCGGGCCAGCCGCCGTATTTGCTGTACTCGAAGCGGCGACCGCCCGGACCGGAGCTCGCGGCTCTCGCGGCGCACGCGACCGGCAGCGTGAGGTTGCAGGTCACCGGCAGGCCGCCGACGACCAGCGTGTTTGCGTCCGTCCCGCCCCGGGAGCAGGAGAGACTCGCCAGGGGCGACGCCGCAGCGAGCGCGAGCGCGCCCTTCACGAAATCTCTGCGGGTCAGCATCCGGGGCGGATTCTGCCGGTGCTGCGCGGGAGTGCGCAACCGAGACGCAACTCCGGGTAAACCGGCCCCGGGCCTGGGGAGTCCAAACGGACGTGGAAATTGCGGTCGCGCGCGCGAAGGCGGACGTTCCCTCTCTCATGGATGCGGAGGAGTTCGCGCGCTTCGCGGAGGCGCGGCGCGGGCGCGCGCTGCGGCTCGCGTTCCGCCTGCTCGGCGGCGACCAGGCCACGGCCGAGGACGTGGTGCAGAACGCCTTCTTCCGGGCCTATCGCGGGCTCGGCGCCTTCCGCGGCGAGGCCAGCCTCGACACCTGGTTCTACCGGATCCTGGTGCGCGAGGTGCAGCGCCAGCGGCGCTGGCAGGGCGTGCGCCGGCTGTTCTGGGCCGACCCCGAGGCCGCGCCCCCGGCGGTCGACCCGAGCCCGCGCCGCGACCCGGGCCTGCGGCGGCGCATCGCGGCGGCACTCGAGCGCCTGTCCGCCGGCCAGCGGGAGGCGTTCGTGCTGGTGCACCTGGAGGAGCTCACGGTGGCCGAGGCGGCCGAAGTGCTGGGCAAGGCGGTCGGGACGGTCAAGAGTCACCTGCACCGCGCGCTGGGCGCTCTGCGCGAGGACCTCTCGGACCTGCGCGGACCTACACCAAACGGTGACACGGCGAAAGAGGAATACGAGTCATGAGCGAAGATCGCCGCTGGATCGAGACACTTCGCGAGCAGTTCCAGCCCGAGCCCGTGCCCGAGGCGCGGGCCGCCGAGCAGCGCCGCGCGCTGCGCCAGGGCCTGACCCGGCCGGCGCGCGGGCCGCGCATCGCCTGGCCCGCGCTCGCGGCGGCCATGGCGGCGGCGGCGCTGTATCTCGCCCTGCCGCGCGCGACCCCGACGACGCCAGGCGACGCCGGCGCCAGCCTCGCCGAGAGCGACGCGCTGGT
It encodes the following:
- a CDS encoding RNA polymerase sigma factor, which produces MDAEEFARFAEARRGRALRLAFRLLGGDQATAEDVVQNAFFRAYRGLGAFRGEASLDTWFYRILVREVQRQRRWQGVRRLFWADPEAAPPAVDPSPRRDPGLRRRIAAALERLSAGQREAFVLVHLEELTVAEAAEVLGKAVGTVKSHLHRALGALREDLSDLRGPTPNGDTAKEEYES